A region from the Rhodamnia argentea isolate NSW1041297 chromosome 7, ASM2092103v1, whole genome shotgun sequence genome encodes:
- the LOC115754283 gene encoding rust resistance kinase Lr10-like isoform X3, with the protein MPFVAIFLIYKYRRRHLAMDHNIEEFLQAHNNFLPIRYSYSNIKKITRNFKHKLGEGGYGSVYKGTLRSGNEVAVKILKKSKGHGQDFISEVGTIGRVHHFNVVQLTGFCFEDSKQALVYDFMPNGSLDKHIFTEDGDKFLDHKKIYEITLGVAKGIEYLHRGCDMQILHFDIKPHNILLDENFTPKVSDFGLARLYPVDRSIVSLTVARGTLGYMAPELFYKDIGGVSYKADVYSFGMMLMEMAGRRKNINAYAEHSSQIYFPLWVYDQFSKENEVEIEEAQGEKEITRKMVIVALWCIQLIPDDRPSMRRVINMLEGDIDNLQLPPKPLLYPSEKPVDDVDTEIELESFPTTSSAPTICEGYQFQNGNEITTESIV; encoded by the coding sequence ATGCCGTTTGTTGCGATATTTCTGATCTACAAGTACAGAAGAAGGCACTTAGCAATGGACCATAACATCGAGGAATTCTTGCAAGCTCATAACAACTTTTTGCCCATAAGGTACTCTTACtcgaatattaagaaaatcaccAGAAACTTTAAGCACAAGCTAGGTGAAGGGGGTTATGGTTCTGTGTATAAAGGAACGCTCAGAAGCGGCAACGAAGTGGctgtcaaaattttgaaaaagtccaAGGGCCATGGCCAAGATTTCATTAGTGAAGTGGGTACTATTGGGAGAGTTCACCATTTTAATGTGGTGCAGCTCACAGGTTTTTGCTTTGAAGACTCGAAACAAGCACTCGTGTATGATTTCATGCCAAATGGATCTTTAGATAAGCACATTTTCACCGAGGATGGTGATAAGTTTCTGGATCACAAGAAAATATATGAGATCACTCTTGGGGTGGCGAAGGGAATTGAATACTTGCATCGGGGGTGTGACATGCAAATACTACATTTTGACATCAAGCCTCACAATATTCTTCTAGATGAAAATTTCACTCCGAAAGTTTCTGATTTCGGGCTTGCAAGACTTTACCCCGTGGACCGTAGCATAGTGTCGTTGACCGTTGCAAGAGGTACCTTGGGATACATGGCTCCTGAGCTATTCTACAAGGACATTGGTGGTGTTTCATATAAAGCTGATGTTTATAGTTTTGGGATGATGCTGATGGAAATGGCTGgtagaaggaaaaatataaatgcatatgcagAACATTCAAGTCAAATTTATTTCCCTTTGTGGGTATATGATCAATTTAGCAAAGAGAACGAGGTGGAAATTGAAGAAGCACAAGGGGAAAAGGAGATAACGAGGAAGATGGTAATAGTTGCCCTCTGGTGCATACAGTTAATCCCTGATGACCGGCCATCGATGAGGAGGGTCATAAACATGCTTGAAGGTGATATTGATAATCTGCAACTGCCTCCAAAACCGCTTCTGTATCCATCCGAGAAGCCAGTTGATGACGTGGACACTGAAATAGAACTTGAATCATTCCCCACCACATCGAGTGCTCCAACAATTTGTGAAGGGTACCAATTTCAGAATGGCAATGAAATTACGACCGAGTCCATTGTATGA